The DNA segment CGCCTTCGTCGCCGTTGCAGACGACGTACTTCTGCGCCTCTTTTTGCCGTTTGACCTGGGACCATTTGCGGCCGGCCGGATAACCGCCGCCGCCGCGGCCCCGCAGATTCGATTCGTCGATTTCCCTGACGATTTCGTCGGGCGTCATGGCGAAGAGCGCTTTCTCAAACGCGGCGTAGCCGCTGATGGCCAGATACTCATTTATCGAGGTGGCGTCGATGTGGCCACAGTGTTCAAGCACCAGCCGGGTCTGCTTCTTGTAAAAGGGGATGCCTTCCTGGGTCTGGTATGTCTGGCCGTTTTTCCTGTAGGCCAGCCGTTCGATGAACCGGCCGCCGACGATTGTTTCGGCAACTATCTCGGCGCAGTCCTCGGGCTTTACCTTGATGTACAGCCAGCCCTGCGGCTCGATCCTGACGAGCGGCCCCATCTCGCAGAAGCCGTGGCAGCCGCTTTTTTTGACGCCCACCTCTTCGCCGTGGGGCTCGTGTTCGAGACTGACGGCGCAAGGGAGGCCCTGTTCGTTTATCAGTCGGACAAGTTCGGCGTGGATATCGAGCGACCCGCCGGCCACGCAGCCGGTGCCGGCGCATACGAGAATTCTCGTCCGCTGGGCGGCGAGGGCAATTTTGTATTTAGCCCGGGCGCTTCGCAGGTCTTCCCGGTTATGGAGCATATCAGTTCGCCTCCTTGAGTTTCGCGAGCAGTTCGCTGGCCTTGTCCGGCGTCATGGCGGGGTAGACCTTGTCGTTGACGGTAAGTACGGGGGCGAGGCCGCACGCGCCAAGGCAGGAAACGGTCTCTACGGTGAAGAGGAGGTCGTCGGTTGTTACTTTGCTTTCCGACAGCGCGAGTTCTTTCCGCAGGCGCTCGAGGATGGGGATGGATTTCCTGACATGGCAGGCGGTGCCGTCACAGATTTTTATCACGTATTTGCCTTTGGGTTCGAGGGAGAAGTTCTCGTAAAAGGTTGCCACGCTGTAAATCCTGGCAGTGCTGATTCCGAGCCTTTCGGAAAGGTAGGAGAAGGCTTCGCGGGGCAGGTAGCGGTATTTCGCCTGGGTGTCCTGGAGGATGGGGATTATATTGTTCGCTTTGTGTCCGTATTTTGTCAGTATGGCATCCATTTCCCCGAAGTCGATCGCAGCTTTCATGGCGTGACCTCCATTGATATTGTGAAAAATTTAACTTACTTTCAGTGTACACGGTCGGAGGATGGTTGGCAACAGAGTTTTGTGAAAAATTTCTCAAAGTCGCGCAAAATTTTTTTGCCTTTTTTTCGCCTGCGGCGTGGCCGGCGCCCGGAGGCAGCAGGGGATGCTATGCCCTGCGGGCGTAAAAAGGCGCGGAACGTTGACGTTCCGCGCCGCGGTCGGGGCCGATGGTTATAATTCGATGATGATTGTCAGGATCACCGGTCTGCGGCCGGTTTTGTTGAACAGGTATTTGCCGAGGGCATCGCGGATGCCGCTTTTCAAGGGGGCCCATTCGGTTATCGGTTTGTTTTCGCCGCGTTCCAGCACGTCTTTGACAACTTTGCGGGCGTCCCTTATCAGTTCTTCGGAGTCGCGCATGTAGATGAAGCCGCGCGAGATGATGTCCGGTCCGGATACCACGCAGCCCCGCTGTTTGTCGAGGGCGAGGACGACGATCATGACGCCCTCCTGCGACAACTGGCGGCGGTCCCTGATGACGATGTTGCCGACGTCGCCGATGCCTGAGCCGTCGACGAAGACCTGGCCGGCGGGCACTTTGCCGGCGAACCGGCCGCTTTCGGCGGTGAATTCGAATACGTGCCCATTTTCGCCGAAAAAGATGTTTTCCTTGGGGATGCCGACGCCTTCGGCGAGCTTGCCGTGGTTCTTCAGCATGCGGAATTCGCCGTGGACGGGGATGAGATATTTGGGGCGGACGAGGTTGAGGATGAGTTTGAGCTCTTCCTGGCTGGCGTGGCCGGAAACGTGAATGCCGGACGACTTTTCGTAAATGACTTCGACACCGAGGCGCAGCAGGCCGTCGATGATCCTGCCGACCGAACGCTCGTTGCCGGGGATGGGTGTGGCCGAGATTACCACCGTATCTCCGGGGTTGAGTTCCACGTTTCGATGGCTGCCGTTCGCCAGGCGGCTGAGGGCCGCCATCGGCTCGCCCTGGCTGCCGGTTGTCAGGATGAGGATGCGGTTGGCGGGGTAGCGGTTGATCTCGTCGATATCGATCAGAACGCCTTCGGGAATTATCATATAGCCAAGCTCGGTGGCCTTGGTGACGACGTTTATCATGCTCCTGCCCAGTACGGCGACCTTGCGGCCGTATTTGCAGCCGGCGTTGATGGCCTGCTGCAGGCGGGAGACGTTGGAGGCGAAGGTGGTGAGGATTATCCGTCCGCTGGCGGCGGCGAACTGATCGTCCAGCGCTTCGCTTACGGTGAGCTCCGATTTTGTATACCCCGGACGCTCGGCGTTCGTGCTGTCGGACAGCAGGACGAGCACGCCCTGATCGCCGAGTTCGGCGAATTTGTGGATGTCGATGATTTTGCCGTCGACGGGGGTCTGGTCGATTTTGAAGTCGCCGGTGTGGACAACCACTCCGACCGGGGTGCGGAAGTAGATGCCCAGGGCGTCGGCGATCGAGTGATTGACGCGGATGAAGCCGATTTCGAACCGCCCGGCCTTGATCGTGTCCCCGGCGGCGACCGGGATAAGTTTGCGGTCGGAGACGTTGTTTTCTTTGAGGCGCCCCTCCACCAGACCGAGGGTGAGCCGGGATCCGTAGACAGGCACGTCGGCGTTGCGCAGGAGATAGAAAAGCGAGCCGATGTGATCCTCGTGGCCGTGGGTCAGGACGACGGCGCGGATTTTGTCTTTGTTATCGAGGAGGTAAGTCATATCCGGTATTACGAGATCGATGCCAAGCATGTCCTCGTCGGGGAACGCCAGCCCGCAGTCCAGGACGACAATATCGTCGCCATATCTGAATACCGTGAGATTCTTGCCGATCTCGCCAAGACCGCCAAGGGGGATGATCATAAGCTTGTCCTGCTTGTGCAAGTCGACCCCTCCCATATTTGCCGCTGTAGCCGGAATTTCAAAAACAGGAGCCTCAGAAGGCCCCCCGGTTAGGCGGCGCTGCCGCTTCCCGGCCGCGCAGATGTTGGAATCCAAAGTCTGTTAACTGGTTTGTTAATTATAAACCAGCTTGGTCTTGTTTACAAGGCGGATA comes from the Sporomusaceae bacterium genome and includes:
- a CDS encoding NAD(P)H-dependent oxidoreductase subunit E, which translates into the protein MKAAIDFGEMDAILTKYGHKANNIIPILQDTQAKYRYLPREAFSYLSERLGISTARIYSVATFYENFSLEPKGKYVIKICDGTACHVRKSIPILERLRKELALSESKVTTDDLLFTVETVSCLGACGLAPVLTVNDKVYPAMTPDKASELLAKLKEAN
- a CDS encoding ribonuclease J, with amino-acid sequence MHKQDKLMIIPLGGLGEIGKNLTVFRYGDDIVVLDCGLAFPDEDMLGIDLVIPDMTYLLDNKDKIRAVVLTHGHEDHIGSLFYLLRNADVPVYGSRLTLGLVEGRLKENNVSDRKLIPVAAGDTIKAGRFEIGFIRVNHSIADALGIYFRTPVGVVVHTGDFKIDQTPVDGKIIDIHKFAELGDQGVLVLLSDSTNAERPGYTKSELTVSEALDDQFAAASGRIILTTFASNVSRLQQAINAGCKYGRKVAVLGRSMINVVTKATELGYMIIPEGVLIDIDEINRYPANRILILTTGSQGEPMAALSRLANGSHRNVELNPGDTVVISATPIPGNERSVGRIIDGLLRLGVEVIYEKSSGIHVSGHASQEELKLILNLVRPKYLIPVHGEFRMLKNHGKLAEGVGIPKENIFFGENGHVFEFTAESGRFAGKVPAGQVFVDGSGIGDVGNIVIRDRRQLSQEGVMIVVLALDKQRGCVVSGPDIISRGFIYMRDSEELIRDARKVVKDVLERGENKPITEWAPLKSGIRDALGKYLFNKTGRRPVILTIIIEL